A portion of the Brevundimonas pondensis genome contains these proteins:
- a CDS encoding quinone-dependent dihydroorotate dehydrogenase, with amino-acid sequence MSLTDLGAVILRQMDPETAHRLAIRALQIAPLPAPGADDPILKTRIAGLEMSNPVGLAAGLDKNGEALDGLSRLGFGAVECGSVTPRAQPGNPRPRLFRLSEDRAIINRMGFNNEGLEPFAARLARRPKRTAIGANLGANKDTEDKAADYVAGLKRLAGLADYFTINISSPNTPGLRALQGREALDDLLGRINEARPSDGAPIFLKIAPDLIGEEIGMIVEASLAHHIDALIVSNTTLERPASLKSGFAGEAGGLSGAPLKPFAQKALEAAAEAAAGRLPLIAVGGIESSADAWARIRAGASAVQVYSALIYNGAGLVSAIKRDLAARLRADGFATLSEAVGSGR; translated from the coding sequence ATGAGCCTGACTGACCTCGGCGCCGTCATCCTGCGCCAGATGGACCCCGAGACCGCGCACCGGCTGGCCATCCGCGCCCTGCAGATCGCGCCCCTGCCCGCGCCCGGCGCCGACGATCCGATCCTGAAGACCCGCATCGCGGGCCTTGAGATGTCCAACCCGGTCGGTCTGGCCGCGGGGCTCGACAAGAACGGCGAGGCGCTGGACGGCCTGTCGCGTCTGGGTTTCGGCGCCGTGGAATGCGGCTCGGTCACGCCGCGCGCCCAACCCGGCAACCCCAGGCCGCGCCTGTTCCGCCTGTCGGAAGACCGGGCGATCATCAATCGCATGGGCTTCAACAACGAGGGGCTGGAGCCCTTCGCCGCCCGACTGGCGCGCCGACCGAAACGCACCGCCATCGGCGCCAACCTGGGGGCCAACAAGGACACCGAGGACAAGGCGGCCGACTATGTCGCCGGCCTGAAGCGTCTGGCGGGCCTGGCCGACTATTTCACCATCAACATCTCCTCGCCCAATACGCCGGGCCTGCGCGCGCTTCAGGGCCGCGAGGCGCTGGACGACCTGCTGGGCCGCATCAACGAAGCCCGCCCTTCCGACGGCGCCCCGATCTTCCTGAAGATCGCGCCGGACCTGATCGGCGAAGAGATCGGCATGATCGTCGAGGCCTCGCTGGCCCACCACATCGACGCCCTGATCGTGTCCAACACCACCCTGGAGCGGCCCGCGTCGCTGAAGTCCGGCTTCGCGGGCGAGGCCGGAGGCCTGTCGGGCGCCCCGCTGAAGCCCTTCGCCCAGAAGGCGCTGGAAGCCGCCGCCGAGGCCGCCGCCGGGCGGCTGCCGCTGATCGCGGTGGGCGGCATCGAGAGCAGCGCCGACGCCTGGGCCCGCATCCGCGCGGGCGCCTCGGCGGTCCAGGTCTATTCGGCCCTGATCTATAACGGAGCGGGCCTTGTCAGCGCCATCAAGCGCGACCTGGCGGCCCGTCTGCGCGCCGATGGCTTCGCCACGCTTTCCGAGGCCGTCGGTTCGGGTCGTTGA
- a CDS encoding DUF952 domain-containing protein, with protein MTDALPTTAFKILSRADWRASLAEGAYDGSPVDHADGYIHLSAADQLAVTAAKHYAGQSDLMLIEVDLDALGETLVWEPSRGGALFPHIYGPLPVAATRGARALSVTDGGDMILSELP; from the coding sequence ATGACCGACGCCCTGCCGACCACGGCCTTCAAGATCCTGAGCCGCGCCGACTGGCGGGCAAGCCTGGCCGAAGGCGCCTATGACGGCTCGCCCGTCGATCACGCCGACGGCTACATCCACCTGTCCGCCGCCGACCAGTTGGCCGTGACCGCCGCCAAGCATTACGCGGGTCAGAGCGACCTGATGCTGATCGAGGTCGATCTGGATGCGCTGGGCGAAACCCTGGTCTGGGAGCCGTCACGTGGCGGCGCCCTGTTTCCCCATATCTACGGCCCCCTGCCCGTCGCGGCCACACGAGGCGCGCGCGCCCTGTCGGTGACGGACGGCGGCGACATGATCCTGAGCGAGCTTCCATGA
- a CDS encoding class I SAM-dependent methyltransferase has translation MRRSIDDLRTFYGEPTGALVRRVLARRLDDAWGEAEGCDVLGLGYVTPWLDGFVGARRVIAAMPGGQGAEQWATAGRNRTLLVDEKRLPFSAGAFDRILLVHALEEADDPRALLTEAVRALAPAGRIILATAARGGMWARAETTPFGHGRPFTRGQLERLVREVGLEPAAWSQALYVPPWRPLLPMAEGVEQVGRWVFPGAAGLIMLEATRQSYARIRPQGLAQTVLAGRPALTPSPASRDHGPPAHALVGERKRP, from the coding sequence ATGCGGCGCAGCATCGACGATCTTCGCACCTTCTACGGCGAGCCGACCGGCGCGCTGGTGCGGCGCGTCCTGGCGCGACGGCTTGACGACGCCTGGGGCGAGGCTGAGGGCTGCGATGTCCTGGGCCTGGGCTACGTCACGCCCTGGCTGGACGGATTCGTCGGGGCGCGGCGCGTCATCGCCGCCATGCCGGGCGGACAGGGCGCCGAACAGTGGGCCACGGCCGGGCGCAACCGCACGCTGCTGGTCGATGAAAAACGCCTGCCCTTCTCCGCCGGCGCCTTTGACCGAATCCTGCTGGTCCATGCGCTGGAAGAGGCCGACGATCCGCGCGCCCTGCTGACCGAGGCGGTGCGGGCCCTGGCCCCCGCCGGCCGCATCATCCTGGCTACGGCGGCGCGCGGCGGGATGTGGGCGCGGGCCGAGACCACCCCCTTCGGCCACGGTCGTCCCTTCACGCGCGGCCAGTTGGAGCGGCTGGTCCGCGAGGTGGGACTGGAGCCCGCCGCCTGGTCGCAAGCCCTCTATGTGCCGCCGTGGCGGCCCCTGCTGCCCATGGCCGAAGGCGTCGAGCAGGTGGGCCGCTGGGTGTTTCCGGGGGCAGCGGGCCTGATCATGCTGGAGGCCACGCGGCAGTCCTACGCCCGCATCCGACCTCAGGGCCTGGCCCAGACGGTGCTGGCGGGACGGCCCGCCCTGACCCCCTCGCCCGCCTCGCGTGACCATGGGCCGCCCGCCCATGCTCTGGTCGGCGAGCGCAAACGGCCTTAA
- a CDS encoding YdeI/OmpD-associated family protein yields MANDFPHGVVHEAGADLQAALRADPAIFDLWKALTPLGRNEFICWVEDAKQAQTRQRRIERTVEELLEGKKRPCCWVGCIHRTDKAPSPWQQAVLIDGKAKDR; encoded by the coding sequence ATGGCCAACGATTTTCCTCACGGCGTCGTCCATGAAGCGGGCGCGGATCTTCAGGCGGCCTTGCGGGCGGATCCTGCGATCTTCGACCTGTGGAAGGCCCTGACGCCGCTGGGACGCAACGAGTTCATCTGCTGGGTCGAGGACGCCAAGCAGGCCCAGACGCGTCAGCGCCGCATTGAACGCACCGTCGAGGAACTGCTGGAGGGCAAGAAACGCCCCTGCTGCTGGGTCGGCTGCATCCACCGCACCGACAAGGCGCCTAGCCCCTGGCAACAGGCCGTCCTGATCGACGGCAAGGCGAAGGACCGCTGA
- the gloB gene encoding hydroxyacylglutathione hydrolase — protein MTLTVRQFACLSDNYGFLIRDEATGLVATVDTPDAEAILAEIETSGWGRLDLILNTHWHPDHTGGNERLKAETGCEIIGPEEVRRAAPLDRVVGDGDVVRLGETVFEAVLSPGHTLGHLVYRASGDDLAFVGDVIFALGCGRLFEGTAEQMWDSLSRIAAWPETTTLYCAHEYTASNARFALSVDDRPEMQAHAEAVFAARERGQPTVPTSVGVERRFNPFLRAVDAADFAARRAAKDGFRG, from the coding sequence ATGACCCTGACCGTGCGCCAGTTCGCCTGCCTGTCCGACAACTACGGCTTCCTGATCCGCGACGAGGCGACCGGCCTGGTCGCCACTGTGGACACGCCGGACGCCGAGGCCATCCTGGCCGAGATCGAGACCTCGGGCTGGGGCCGGCTGGACCTGATCCTTAACACCCACTGGCATCCCGATCACACCGGCGGCAACGAACGGCTTAAGGCGGAGACGGGCTGCGAAATCATCGGCCCCGAAGAAGTCCGCCGCGCCGCGCCGCTGGATCGCGTCGTGGGCGACGGCGACGTGGTTCGCCTGGGCGAGACCGTGTTCGAGGCGGTGCTGTCGCCCGGCCATACCCTGGGCCATCTGGTTTATCGCGCGAGCGGGGACGACCTGGCCTTTGTCGGCGACGTCATCTTCGCCCTGGGCTGCGGTCGTCTGTTCGAAGGTACGGCCGAGCAGATGTGGGACAGCCTCAGCCGCATCGCCGCCTGGCCGGAAACCACCACCCTCTACTGCGCTCACGAATACACGGCGTCCAATGCTCGCTTCGCCCTCAGTGTGGACGATCGGCCAGAGATGCAGGCCCATGCCGAAGCCGTCTTCGCCGCCCGCGAGCGGGGGCAGCCGACAGTGCCGACCAGCGTCGGCGTTGAGCGCCGCTTCAACCCCTTCCTGCGCGCTGTTGACGCCGCCGACTTCGCCGCCCGCCGCGCCGCCAAGGACGGGTTCAGGGGCTAG
- a CDS encoding SixA phosphatase family protein, with translation MQRLIIMRHAQAEKSAPGGDVDRPLSKHGRADALAMGRALAERGLRPDTALVSAARRTHQTWDAVSEAMGDVEVHLSPTLYNASADVLRRAVEAAEDTAGCLLLIAHNPGVHQLAVEYLIESAASPGVLDKMSGGFPTGAAAIFTVDVAGRPSYEGWLTPHDLEK, from the coding sequence ATGCAGCGACTGATCATCATGCGTCACGCCCAGGCCGAAAAGAGCGCGCCCGGCGGCGACGTCGACCGCCCCCTGTCCAAGCATGGACGCGCCGACGCCCTGGCCATGGGCCGCGCCCTGGCCGAGCGCGGCCTGCGCCCCGACACCGCCCTGGTGTCCGCAGCCCGGCGCACGCATCAGACCTGGGACGCGGTCAGCGAGGCCATGGGCGACGTCGAGGTGCATCTGTCGCCCACCCTCTACAACGCCTCAGCGGATGTGCTGCGCCGCGCGGTCGAGGCCGCCGAGGACACGGCGGGTTGCCTGCTGCTGATCGCGCATAATCCCGGCGTGCATCAGCTGGCGGTCGAATACCTGATCGAGAGCGCCGCATCGCCAGGCGTGCTGGACAAGATGAGCGGCGGCTTCCCCACCGGCGCGGCGGCCATCTTCACCGTCGACGTCGCGGGGCGCCCGTCCTACGAAGGCTGGCTGACGCCGCACGATCTGGAAAAATGA
- a CDS encoding ATP-binding protein: MTQTAADAPSLWAPAIRLRRKAMLQRIVMGAATALVFSPILGWRFSATWLAIYTLIQFLEAEVFAPVIHGKITEPKGWRGVYGDVVLILNAGFFGLMAVPLWIVGGAMGGVAASVLLSAGMINSVIMSAGSMRVFACTALPQLAIFALTPLFMAQMGASPSIVTAVSVAILSYTVFCLNTRRHLFRANRAETEALIEADRKRAEAEAAMASRSAFLAAVAHDLRTPISAILTGADELDRGAKPASARQQVALITDAGLMMKDLLDDLLDHARLDAGRMSVDNRDFDLRLLLSQTARLWAGPVRAKGLRLRMEGARTLPQMVRGDAMRLRQVLNNLISNAMKFTDQGAITLRLQSWPDEHGAHVLLINIEDTGPGMTSEQLRRLFTPFDQTAEGVAERYGGSGLGLAISRDLVELMGGRLTVRSAPGQGASFTLSLVLPRGAAIEAPPASLAPEARITITRALVQAAPPPRAPLPEAAPQSEPDAVSQAEIEATPAEQDPGGEAVLRILVVDDHAINRRAIQLILQSIDCEIAMAEDGLAALEACARAPFDVVFMDVRMPELDGRETTRRLRASGGINAAVPVIAVTADTAPEDIAACTAAGMNYFVSKPLTPGSLLGALSQVLNEAAVAAESAAA, translated from the coding sequence ATGACGCAAACCGCCGCTGACGCCCCCTCGCTCTGGGCGCCCGCCATCCGCCTGCGCCGCAAGGCGATGCTGCAACGCATCGTCATGGGCGCGGCGACCGCCCTGGTGTTCAGCCCCATTCTGGGCTGGCGCTTCAGCGCGACCTGGTTGGCGATCTACACCCTGATCCAGTTTCTGGAGGCGGAAGTCTTCGCCCCGGTCATCCATGGCAAGATCACCGAACCGAAAGGGTGGCGCGGCGTCTACGGGGATGTCGTGCTGATCCTCAACGCTGGTTTCTTCGGCCTGATGGCCGTGCCGCTGTGGATAGTCGGCGGGGCTATGGGGGGCGTAGCCGCCTCGGTTCTGCTGTCGGCCGGCATGATCAATTCCGTCATCATGTCCGCAGGCTCCATGCGGGTCTTCGCCTGCACGGCCCTGCCCCAGTTGGCGATCTTCGCCCTGACGCCTCTGTTCATGGCCCAGATGGGGGCCTCACCGTCGATCGTGACCGCAGTGTCGGTGGCCATCCTCTCCTATACGGTCTTCTGCCTGAACACGCGCCGCCACCTGTTCCGCGCCAACCGCGCCGAGACCGAGGCCCTGATCGAGGCCGATCGCAAGCGCGCCGAGGCCGAGGCCGCCATGGCCAGCCGCAGCGCCTTCCTGGCCGCCGTCGCTCATGACCTGCGCACCCCGATCAGCGCTATCCTGACCGGCGCCGACGAGCTGGATCGCGGCGCCAAGCCTGCCTCAGCCCGGCAACAGGTCGCCCTGATCACCGACGCCGGCCTGATGATGAAGGACCTGCTCGACGACCTGCTGGACCACGCGCGTTTGGACGCCGGCCGCATGAGCGTGGACAATCGCGACTTCGACCTGCGCCTTCTTCTGTCGCAGACCGCACGCCTGTGGGCCGGGCCGGTCCGCGCCAAGGGCCTGCGCCTGCGGATGGAGGGCGCGCGCACCCTGCCGCAAATGGTGCGGGGCGACGCCATGCGCCTGCGCCAGGTGCTGAACAATCTGATCTCCAACGCCATGAAGTTCACGGACCAGGGCGCGATCACCCTGCGCCTGCAGTCATGGCCGGACGAACACGGCGCCCACGTCCTGCTGATCAACATCGAGGATACCGGCCCCGGCATGACCTCGGAGCAGTTGCGACGCCTCTTCACCCCATTTGATCAGACGGCGGAGGGCGTGGCGGAACGTTACGGCGGCTCGGGCCTGGGCCTGGCCATCAGCCGCGACCTGGTCGAATTGATGGGCGGTCGCCTGACGGTGCGCAGCGCACCGGGTCAGGGCGCAAGCTTCACCCTGTCCCTGGTTCTGCCGCGCGGTGCGGCGATCGAGGCGCCGCCCGCCAGCCTAGCGCCCGAGGCCCGCATCACCATTACTCGCGCCCTGGTCCAGGCCGCGCCCCCGCCGCGCGCGCCGCTTCCCGAAGCCGCCCCCCAATCAGAGCCCGATGCCGTTTCCCAGGCCGAGATCGAGGCGACGCCCGCCGAACAGGACCCCGGCGGCGAAGCCGTCCTGCGCATCCTTGTGGTCGACGACCACGCCATCAACCGCCGCGCCATCCAGCTGATCCTTCAATCCATCGACTGCGAGATCGCCATGGCCGAGGACGGCCTGGCCGCGTTGGAGGCCTGCGCGAGGGCGCCGTTCGACGTCGTCTTCATGGATGTGCGGATGCCCGAACTGGACGGACGCGAAACCACCCGACGGCTCCGCGCCAGCGGCGGGATCAACGCCGCGGTCCCGGTCATCGCCGTCACCGCCGATACGGCGCCCGAAGACATCGCCGCCTGCACCGCCGCCGGCATGAACTACTTCGTGTCCAAGCCCTTGACCCCCGGCTCGCTGCTGGGCGCCCTGTCTCAGGTGCTGAATGAGGCCGCCGTGGCCGCCGAGAGCGCGGCGGCCTGA